The Drosophila sechellia strain sech25 chromosome 2R, ASM438219v1, whole genome shotgun sequence nucleotide sequence TGACAAAATCATAATGTTATTAATTAGCAGCTGCTAATCAACAATACTAAAAATTACTACCTCATCGTCGACAATGCGAGTCGTCCCCATTCTTTAGTGACTAATCGGCTTACAAGTGAATCACGCGatccaaaaatattcaaaacagAGCATTTTATCATTCGCTACGCTTTGCACGGAAACTCGGGACATTTCCACTGGGTGGTAATCAATCAAGACCCATTTCGCCTAAACCtaaacatatgtatattatttctAGCACTCAGGTGCGATAAAATGGAGTGAGTGAGCCCGGCGGTGGTGGCACCTGACCTGCTTAGCTTAGTAATGGTAATTGCGATCGGCGATCAGAAAGTCACCCGTCCGCGTGACAATTACAGGGTATTCTCATGTTTCAGcccataaattaaatacagaCGGGTATACAACACACACTGCCCACATAATTAGtgcgtttattattattaagaaCATTAGCGAAGCAAATGGATCTTAATTCATGCGGGCGGCTTTTCATTGGACACTTGTTGATTGTAGAAGTTCTTTTCACTGTTTACTTGTGTCTGGAAAATGAGATGACTACAGATTGCACTTGCACTTCGACTGGCGACATCTCAGTTACACAAAACGcggtgcaaatcgattggaaaCTTGTTTCGGGTTACATGGCGAAACAAGTTGTGACTGATTATTATATGTACCAGTCCGCCTCAGACGATCGTTTAATAtgcatttataaataattgtatatttatagctatagttttccattttcttcgTGAACCTGAACAGCCAGTTCTTCCTGAGTCAGCCGAACTTTTCCACTCAAGGCCATGTGTTAATGTCTTTTACTGTATGTGCACttgcaattaatttgcaattatAAATCACTGGCTATTAGTTATCAGTTGATTGCCTCAGCGGCAATTGGAAATCGATCTTacacccttttttttttgcggctACAAATCATAAGCTTTTGATTCGCGTAAAGCCAGCGGATATAGTGACTAAAAAAAACATCATACGACTTTTTTCCAACAGAACAGGAAGCGGAATTACTCACCCAAAAGGGTTGATAATAACACATACATACCGAGCCAAACAAAATCGCTGTTTccatattaaatttaatataaacatatattgcTCCTCGCACTCggatattttcataatttccaTGGGCGCCTAATTGATTGTTTATTTTGAGAAAACTGCGAGCGCAAGGCGAAATAGAAAACTAATATAAACAATGGTCGGTGGCtcaaggtttttgttttggcatttctgCTAGTGGCATTGTTATCATTATCAACCCCCTCCCCACACTTTTTTGGGCCTTATCAAGAAGTGGTTGAAACCAGACGCGCGCTGCGCAATCAATTGCATTGGATCACCAGCTGCAGTGCACGTGGAGTTTTGGGCCACTTTTTGCAGTGATTAGATTACTTGGCGATTATTTGTTTAGCTTCTGACTGCTCTGATTGCTTGGGACCCTTTTTGTATTTAATGCGAATTTCGACATTTGCCACGTTTGCGTTTGCGTCCTATATACAAGcgaacatatgtacatacacatacatatgcatgtatTTATTTGGCGCACATAGACGTGTATCAGCTGATGTCTGGCCAACCTAATGGaatgcatttaattataattttaagtgcGTCTCGGCCTTTGGCTTCGACCTCCGACTTTGCTGAAATTCGCCTGGGTTTTTAAGCTAAAACCAACCGACTGACGTGGTAGTGTTGTGATGTTTTATAACCACCTCGTTtggtcaaaaaaaaaaaaaaaaaaacaatgggATGTGCCCCCCTCTTCATTCATGATCGTGATCGTATTCTGTTGTTGACAGTAAATTGAATTTCTGCACCGACAGCGAACTTTGATCATCGGGCCGAGAACTGGCATTTATTTTGGTCAACAGATATGTGGGCTGAGATATATAGACCAAGTTGCCGTTCTGCTATGCTTCCGACGTAATTTTCTTGGCCCGCATCCAAAGCAAGCGATCACAATAATGGTCTATGTCAATTGATCGAATTGAGATTTTGGTGGCATATATCTGTTTTTGGCTATTTTCAAGTCTTTTGCAATCACTTTTActtcttgtttttttgtgCCATTTTTTCAACGTTTGTTTTGTGCatattttgcatttgtttaaaCCCAAAAGTCACTGAGTTCggtttttttatatattcgctttaaatgtttcttttttttcctatTAAAGATACATAAAAACTTTCCATTTTGTTGCCATCGCAGTTGGGGAAAGAAATaacaatgaaaggaaaatataaaatatgccGCCTTGACAAATCGAAATTGTCAATACCCTTGGAAAATAATCGCCAACTGAGTGAAATTACTCACAATGACTTTACTGAATCAATTCCACagcaaatttatatataaatatggaaCAAACTTGTGTGGATCGTTTACTTACGTATGCCACAAATTTGAATAGGCTCTTTGGTTACACAAAACGCTTGGATGTAACAAATGCATTTGCTTAGcgtattttgcatttttgtttgAGGTTTGCGCGCACATTCAACGTCAATGGTTCTATTCTGCATTCAAGATACGTTTATATGTACATCCTCGtgtgcatatgtatattttttggtCAACGACCTACGCAAAGTGCAGTGCACACTTTTTGCCgcaacaaattgaattaaCCAAAGGCAAATGTAAAATGAAACACATAAAAAACTATCCGTAGAATAGTAGAAAAAAGGTTGAGGTTGGGAATGTCTGGAACGCGATGGTTGGAACACTTTTCTATGGGCGCCGCCGCTTTCACAATTGATTTCCACCTGGCCCGCCGAAAAGAAAGCAAGAAAGCTTTTCTCTAAACACAATTCGAGTGCTCCGCTAAGCATTCAAATGCATTCCAAGCGAAAGTCACAGCCTCAGTGagtttttatcttttttggttttggttttctttagtttttgaCTGCGACTCGTGGCCGAAATATCTGTCATCGTTTATTCATCGTCCGATTTTAAAGCTTACGCTGCATATCGCGCGATTTTTCAAGGCCGACGTCATCAGACGCCACAGAACATGGGGGGCAGAGCGAGATAGACTGCTGTTGTGCcgaaagagagggagagagtgACTGAGAACAGTCACTTTCGGACGCAAACAACTTTTTCATTCATGGTAATGAGAGTCCCGgctttgttgttgtggcttttGCAGTTGCCTGGTTATAAATATTGGCATTTTAAACGGATCAACGTTCTACAGATTTCTCTGGCCATAGTACAGTGCGTTCTGATAGTGATAAGCTTCGTTGAAATCGGAAAATAAAACACTTATTTCAACCCGAAGTTTATTCTTTAAAAACATATGTATAACatagtaataatataaaattttccGTCTTCAAAACGGATTTACATAACTAGTACTTCAGAATTTGGACTTCTGGAATTTGTATTGCTCAAGTAATAgaaattattttcagtttATAGTAATTGCCACTTGACATTGTCTGGTTTCCAGAAAGTTCGACTTTTGGGGAAGTCCaaatattatttgtaataaaacCTAACATTGCGAATTCCACTGTCGCGTTTATTGGGCACAAGAGAGAACAAACCAAAGAGAGAATGCGGACAGAGAGATAAACAGGTTCTAAAAATGCGACAGCCGGCAAATACTAAATACGTTGACGAAACTTGTAAATTGGTAAAGGGAGGGAGGTATGTACCTACGTATTCCTAGTGGCTTTGactttttccctttttttgtttttgaccAAGAATTGCCCATAAACAAACGGAATTCCTTGCGTGGAATGAGATTACCCGTTGAGTGTACGAGAtagcaatatatatatttatatatatgtatatgcataaGGAATGCCTCACCCAGACCAGCCCCACTGTGCCCCCCTCTCCACCACCATCCGCTCTCCACTCTCAGCCCACAATCGCAATGCAGTGCATACacagacgcacacacacacgcacacagactTATCGCGTGGCGTCCCCCAACCGTTACGTCACTAggcaaggcaaacaaacacgcTGATTGGTCGAAAAACATCGTACGATAAATTTCTCAAAGCGAAATAAGCAAAAGACCCAGAAAATGGAATAATTAAAAAGCAAAGGCTGATTCACTGCAACTTGGCTGCTTCGTGCCACGTTTCGCTTCGGTTCGCGGGGGTTCGTGGAGTTTCGGCTCTCTGTCTCTTGAGGTCTCTCTGcggctctctctctctcgctctctcttttTGGGGCACAACTTGTTGAGCTTTCTGTgtgtcattgttgttgctgctgcatttgcCGGCTTCTGATCTCAGACAcactctttctctctctcttcccACTCTCTCCCTCGCCCACTTGATTTTGTGGGccgttgtttatttttgggtaCTCAAGCACTTTAGgtagttattttattttggctaTTCCGCAAAGGCCAATGTACGAAGAGAGACGCATAGAAATAGGAGCTTAATAGCggtgtttgtttttattttgagcTGCATGTAGAATGTAGGAAGTAGCGTTATATCGGCTAACAGTTATTGACGAAGGTCGTTTGTCAATTAATTCGCTAGTTGCACATCCGTTtgttaatgaatttttaaacgTCGAAAAGCTGAAGACGAGACGTGCAGGAAATACATACCCACAAACCTGAGGAAATGTGTGCGAAGGTGATCGCAGCGATCGATATTCAAATCATGACACAGATTTGAATGACGATGCATTAGATCGATACATTGATTATCGGAGCTACGCAATAACTAGAACGATATGTAGCGATAAATAGTAAGATTGATCAACACTTCGATTGTTACCAATTGAAAAGCTATCCTTCAGCTGATAAAAAGTTGCTGATCTTATCAGTACTTACTATTCGAGACTATTCACAGCATGATTATGATATATTTACATTGTCAATGTTATTTTAAGATAAATAATGACACTGAAATCCAACAGATTGTCACACCCTTGATTATCGGTTGCAGATATTACCAGAACAAAAATAACGCCAAAAATGGGCGTTGTATCAGCTTTGATCAATTAAAGTTGGTACTATCTTTTcatatatactcgtatgtaGGATGCTCTTTAATAGATATCGATGGGTTAATTAATGGCCGTCTGGGGAAAATATGATGACCCATAAAAGCACACGCCACATATCCGGAATTTTCTCGCCGTCATGGTGGGGCTACAATGATTGGGGAGTGCTAATTATAGATATATCCATCTCCCTGCTAAACTGAACAATTTGGGGCTTACGTAAAACACTCGAATGTAGCAGACTTGTATTAACGATTTATTTGGTTTGTCAATTAACAACTCCCGCTGAGGATGGTCTGATATGTACGAAGTACAATGTATACAATGTATATCACACATCACGCGAATTCCTAATACATAATGCTAATAACCGAGGAATACAAAATACTATAAGTTCCCTTACATCTCCACCGATACCACCTTTCTAAAAAGAACATTTCGAAAAGGATCTAACCCGCTTTATCCTTTCATCTTCCAGGAGTCCTCACAGATGTCCGAACTGATTTCGATATTGGAAATGACAGTGCCGGACTTCTCCAGACGGTCTTCGTTATCTCGTACATGGTGTGCGCCCCCATCTTCGGCTATCTGGGCGATCGCTACTCCCGCCCCTGGATAATGGCGGTGGGCGTGGGTCTGTGGAGCACCACCACCCTACTGGGGTCGTTCATGAAGCAGTTTGGCTGGTTCATCGCCTTCAGGGCGCTGGTCGGGATCGGCGAGGCATCGTACAGCACCATCGCACCGACGATCATCTCGGATCTGTTCGTGCACGACATGCGCTCCAAGATGCTGGCACTGTTCTACTTTGCCATACCTGTGGGATCCGGTCTGGGGTGAGTGTACCCCTCTTGACATTGCCGGCCAATGTCCAGGTCAATGATCAACAGTCCGGGAGGATGGGCCCTTATCATCCGTCTACGAATGCGCCTTATCATCTGCCGGCAACAGGCGATGGGGGCCAAAGTTTGAGGACGGATGATAATCAGCAATTTTCACTGGCGAAGCGTGAGAGGAGACACGTGACTGCATGCTTTTGTAAAttggaattgaaattgatttacTTTTGGAATGCCGACAATTGAAGGTTCTCTAATTCAATTAGAGTGCTGGGTCAATTGAGCGGGTTGATTGGAAATTATGCAACGTCTAATTGGGTGCCAATGCAGCGCGCGGACCAAGAGTCAATTCATCAGGATCGGTCTCATCAATTACCCCTTTGTTTTGTTCTCCAAACATAGATACATTGTGGGATCCAAGACGGCGCACCTGGCCAACGATTGGCGCTGGGCTCTGAGGGTCACGCCCATTCTGGGCATTGTGGCCGTTTTCCTCATCTTGCTCATCAAGGATCCGGTGCGGGGTCACAGCGAGGGATCGCACAATCTGGAGGCCACTACCTACAAGCAGGACATCAAGGCGTTGGTCAAGAACCGTTCCTTCATGCTCTCCACGGCTGGATTCACGTGCGTTGCCTTCGTGGCCGGAGCTCTGGCCTGGTGGGGACCTTCCTTCATCTATCTAGGCATGAAGATGCAGCCCGGCAACGAGAACATTGTCCAGGACGAGTAAGTGTACCCGCCCTTGGTAACCCAAAGCCCCATTTTCACGACTTTGATCCATATAAAAAACCTTGTTTCGATGCCTTGAATGTCTGTAAACAAATTAATCGTGAAAATGGGGCTTGTGCCCATGCTTTTGACACCGAGCCCCCAAAAATCCTCCAACCCCCAAATATCGAGCTGTGCGCCTTACAATGATTTCCGATCCGTCGTCAAGCATCTCGTACAAGTTTGGTCTGGTGGCCATGTTGGCCGGACTCATCGGAGTTCCTATGGGCTCCTTTCTGGCCCAGCGACTGAGGGGTCGCTACGAGAACTGTGATCCGTACATCTGTGCGGTGGGACTCTTCATCTCGGCTCCGATGGTCTTCGCTGCTCTCGTGGTGCCGCAGACGAGCGAGAGCCTGTgctttttcttcgttttcgtGGCCCAGGTGGCACTGAACCTGTGCTGGTCCATTGTGGCCGACATCCTACTGGTAAGATGGCAGAAACAAgatgcagcagctgcagcagaagCAATGAAAGCGCAGAAATCAAATGCTAAAAGCCAGCCAGCCGATTATTGAAAGCCATTCTTGAAAGGGGAGCTCTACGTTAGACCCCAAAACTTGCCCTAACCCCCCAACGCTCGTTTAATTGTTAATGCCCAGAATGCACGAAAGCGTTGTTATCCATTTGGAGCTAGTGTTCCCAATGATTAGGAGCTCCATGCGATGGATAAGAACGTTGTTGTGTATGTCGGGGCTCTTAAGCTTTGGCATAACTAACCGAATGTACCCCGAAATTCCAAACCCCGCCCTTAGTGTTGCGTTTAACTTCGGAGTCATCACCATGTTGGCGGGCCTGCTGGGCGTGCCGCTGGGCTCGTTCCTGTCCCAGTACCTGGTTAAGCGTTATCCCACGGCGGATCCGGTGATCTGCGCCTTTGGTCTGCTCGTGAGTGCGCCGCTGCTGACGGGCGCCTGTCTCCTGGTCAACAGCAATTCGGTTGGCACCTATGCACTCATATTTTTCGGGCAGTTAgctttaaatttgaattggGCAATTGTTGCGGACATACTGCTGGTAAGCCAAGTTCCTCAGAACGGGAGACACCTGTAGTCCCGGATATAAAATGCTTTCTGTAATTTTGCACCCACACGTATTGTTTGAGTATCGTAACTGTAACTACACACAGAAAAACCTTAGTTATAGCATTAACTTTTTACTGTTATAATGagtaacacacacacacacaacacacccagcaacacacacacacagcttgCCTACTCACAATTGCCTTAACTTTAGTTtacttaaattatttatgttgTCTTTACCCGCATCTTTTACAACTGGTGGTGGTCATCTGATACTCCATTTTGTGGttgtttcattatttttgggTGCGGTTTTTTGAGTTTAGTAAACCGAAGAACTTTAAGGGCAGTTACATGTCTTAAAGTTCCGAAGGCCCCCGTAGATTATCATTCCTTACAAGTCATGTAATCCCACGAGATAAGACCAAATTATATCGCCTTATTGCTTTTTGTAAATGTAATCAACGTAGAGTTTGTCATCTTATCAATGTTACTTCATCCCTCATGGACCCCACTTTTTGGGGTGGCAAAGGGGGGAGGGAGTGTCCAACCCCCGAAAACACTTGCAGTGTGCAAATAATTCCACACTCAACCCCCAGTGGAGGTCGTATATTCTTATTAAACCATCGCACTTCCCCAAATTGCAGTGGAAACCAACCCGCACTTCATCTTCAGTCCCATTTCACGAGACGTAGTGTCAAAATATTCGTATTCATATGGGATTCTCTTGTCTGGTTCACATAATTTCGGGGGTTATCTTCCGGGGTAGTCACGTTTGTCGGTTTCGCGGAGATAAGCCAGTGATAAGTGataaggaaattaaaaaaccaaaacagtgattcatatatatttgtacTATCGCATTTAGACAGGATTTTTGGGGTAAACTTGAGAAAGtataaacaaatcataaaCTAAAAGATGAAAAgcttttaaattgaattagtTTCCACGCTAGAACAAATAGGGTTTATAATACACAGCTTATGTCattaaaaaaaggaatgaaCTGATTAAGTAACCCAGATTGATAGAATGACCCCATTCAATTGCGAAGGTTTCTCAAGATACGGAATGTTGGGTAAACCCTGTAAGTAGCTGGAAGTTATACCATATCTCACATATATAGAAGCAGCTCATGACTAGATATAGATAGTGGATATGGAAATGGACGTGGACGTAATTCCTTTCGATAGATACGTACGTATTTTGTACGTACGAGGGGCTGTTCTAAATTTGGTAGTACGTCAGAGCAGGCAGTATATACACATACGTgcggatatacatatataagtatatatgcatatagtGCCCCAACTCACGCCCCCTttaatgcatttctttttGACCACGCACTTGGTTCctcttctgttttttttttttttttttttttttttttttttttttttttttgtgaccATTGTGTGCCATTGCAAACGATTCCGTGACAGAAATAAGCAATCGGATTTGGCTTGCCACCCAAAAACTCACTCGATTATctaacccaaaaaaaaaaaaaaacggggCGATCGGCCCACCTTGGTGGCGTTATATTAATTGGTGCCGACGATAAGCGGTACCGTGATTAGAGATTGCCATTATCTGGGCACTTTTGTAGCCATTGTTTTTGCAGCTCCACAAGATCAGCACAAGGTAAAAGGGAACTGCTGTAATGTCATACGTATTTTGCGTAacttttttcgcttttccgcATTATACACAAAACACACTGCctgacacacacacgcatcgTATTACCTGTAGTTATAACAGTAAAAACTTAATGTGGCCAACAACAGTTAAGCAGACAACAAATTGCCACagattcaatttaaatatatcaGCTCACTACTTACCGATCCACCCTCGCTAAGCAGAGTGCTCTGACAGTGTTCCCAGCCAGGCTCGCCAACTGTTCCCATCTGGTTAGACTCCAACCTGAGAACGCAATGCAAATGTGGCTTTTCTTTTGGGAACCTGTTCTTTGTTTGCTCCCGAAATTCTTGAGTGGCTCCATCTCTGGCGAGCTTTTGGCAAATTTGAATCTGCTGTTGGCACACACACCTACACCTACACACGCATTATCGCTTTAATCACTTTGttttaattcgtttttaaTCAATTACTTTAGTTTCGGTCGCAATGTAGAATACTTTCTGGAGCGAACCTATAAGGCTTTAACACCTAGTCGCCCCAAGAATGTATCTTCAACTGCACCGATAGATGGTTTCATCGATAGTCGTAGCTTAAGAATCGGTTGTGGCTTTTGCTTTCATTATTTGCTTtccattttgttgttgctcttgcACTTTGGCGCCAGAATTTAAGCAAAACCTTAATAACCCTTTCATTTTTGTTACATAGTATGTGGTGGTTCCCACGCGGCGTTCTACAGCCGAGGCCTTCCAAATCCTCATCTCACACGCACTGGGCGATGCCGGCAGTCCGTATTTGGTGGGCGCAGTAAGTATTCAAAGGATTGCTATACTCCAAAAGTAGTAGTTACTAAATAACCCATTTCCATAGATCTCCGAGGCCATCATGAAGCACCTGCACAAGAACCCCAGCGACTCTGGACTGACCACCGAGCTGCGAAGCATGTCCCAAGTGGCAGGATCCGCGATCAGCAATGCCACCCAGGTGATCACGGAAGCCACCACCAGTTTGATCGAGACAGCGCGCTCGGCAGCCTCTCAAGAAGTAGGTGAAATCCTCTTAAACTTAGAGTTCACTTTGACTAACTCCCTGTTTTTGCTTATTTTAGTACTCTGATGTGGAGCAGTTCGAGGGACTGCAGTATGCGCTCTTCTCCACCAGTTTTGTGGAGGTGCTGGGCGGCATTTTCTTCATATTCACCGCCTGCTTCATCATCAAAGACAAGTACAATGCCACGCGAGGACTGCAAGGTAAGCACAATGGGTTGGATTGAGCTCTAAATGCCCCTTTCTCAACTATCTATTAGCTTTCTGATTAAAAAGTAACCCAAAAAGTCTGAGCAAATGTAATTTGTTTAAAGAAAACAAAGGTCTATTGGCTAGGTTTCAAgctaaaatgtatataaattgATAAAAGTTAATTGTTAGAACAATGgctaaaatgtatataaattgATAAAAGTTAATTGTTAGAACAATGGCTACTCTTTAATCAGAAGGTGTCTTATTTGCCACTCTTTGGCTCAACTGTCTTCCGTTTGATATTGCCAGGCGACCAGGGAGCGCGGGCGGTTCGATCGTCAGTTGCCTTGGCCAGCGGGCAAAAGGACGTCGAGTCCTTCAACTCGGACTGCCTGGTCCTGTGCACTGACATCGCGCTGCGCGAACGCACGTGATAGctcaaaatatgaaatatgtatTCTGGTGCGCGGCACCAAATGATTACTTTATTTTGGCCCAGTTCCCGGTAGGTGGAATGCTCTAAATTTCGTTAAACCGTTCTGTTCTGCGTGCGTTCCATAGTTGCGTTGTACTAATCTCAGTTACTTGACCCTAACCCATACCCTGTTCTTCATGGCTTTCTGTGTGCTTCGTTTGGCGGAACATGGTTCTAATGGATGTGTATTGATTGTACCTTTTAGATACCACGgctcagcaacagcagcgggaTGAGCGCGGTCAGATTGCCTAATACCAGCCGATTCTGGAGGTGATGCTGCGCGCTCAGAGCTCCGATGGCATGCCGGGTGAACTGATACTGACTGAAAACcatctttaatttaatttacggTCACTCGCACCACGCACATCCCGCATCGGATCGTACTGGGAGCTTACGGGGATGGGGACACCTTGCTCAGTTGGGCTAACAAGTCCCCGATGTTAATGTTCCTATTGGGAAGGATCGGAGGAAGGAGGAAATGGGGGAAAGGACCACCATGCCAACACGTTCAAGCACGCCACACCGATTTGTagatatatatacaaacaaaatcaaaaactcTCACCCAGGCACTCAATCACTCACCAAGTCATAACATTACACAGATCATTTTACTTGTAAACGTCAAAGGTCTTGGGTACCCAGGATACCTTGCTTCATCCACGTAGTCGTAGATAGGTCTAGCTCTGGTATTTTAGATTAAATCAAAGTTAGCAAGAGTTTCAAGCGCACTCGCATTCGAAGAAGTGCTCCCTCAGATCGGATAATGTAAATAGATTATCTCAGGCATCGAATGCGTGGGTCGTGCAGTTTGGATATTTATATTAACGaatgtatatttaatatgAATTGTAAATATAGATAAGCACCGGGCCATTGTATAAGTGCGTAGTCtatttaatcaattttatCATAACGCCTTAGTTTTACACTGAACATAATTTTAATCATAGCTTTAGTTAGTTGTGTAACGAATTGGAGAAATGTGTGCACCCTCAGCAATTACTGAATATTACAGCAAAACTATTTTGAATCAAAACCAACACCAATCAGTCCTCGAGTttgctttttttatttgttgaatCTCAATCGAATGCTAGCCTAATTGGAACGCAAATTGAAAGCGAAGACATAAAGACTGCGAGCAATCAAATATTGGTCCATCGATATTTGGCTAAGAATAAACCAAACTAATTGTTTAGCAACTAAGGAAATCATCCGGGGCAATAAAGAAACATTTAAAATCACTTTCCTTTATTTCGTTCGATTTTTTTGGGAACGGAACGAACCTTTTTTAAAGGCGCCTTGATATTTTCGTTTTaagttatttgttattttactGCTTCTGAGATTGTTGCTTCAAAATTTTAAGCAAAACgttcaaaaatgtttattattttaagaCGACTTAATTATCCCTGTTTATTACAGAACTTGCAGGTAGGAGCAGCTCTTTGAAGTCAGTGCATTAGCCCCGAAACGTGAAAATCGATTTTGCTAAAATTTTAACTGCATTTTATTTAgccattaaattaaaattcatgcattcataattttttttttaagttccgtgtcataatttttttcagtgaTTTTTTAGTATAAATATCGATAATTTCGATTACTTACATCGACTGAGCTTTTTGTTAGCCAATTTGATTTAGACAAGTGCAGCCACACTTTTTTTGGCCGTCTTTACCGACAatat carries:
- the LOC6609378 gene encoding protein spinster isoform X2; the encoded protein is MSLKHQKQSYQPLPTAAAMDNPAMIQSSGSSGSSSSEEGGSREDVANLSPLGLPTTYSSQQLMPSDTDSMEEERHRLRPHHHHHHPLGEHHHIPGIPPSAAVPSRLSSVGRSQWFTVTVLCFVNLINYMDRFTIAGVLTDVRTDFDIGNDSAGLLQTVFVISYMVCAPIFGYLGDRYSRPWIMAVGVGLWSTTTLLGSFMKQFGWFIAFRALVGIGEASYSTIAPTIISDLFVHDMRSKMLALFYFAIPVGSGLGYIVGSKTAHLANDWRWALRVTPILGIVAVFLILLIKDPVRGHSEGSHNLEATTYKQDIKALVKNRSFMLSTAGFTCVAFVAGALAWWGPSFIYLGMKMQPGNENIVQDDISYKFGLVAMLAGLIGVPMGSFLAQRLRGRYENCDPYICAVGLFISAPMVFAALVVPQTSESLCFFFVFVAQVALNLCWSIVADILLYVVVPTRRSTAEAFQILISHALGDAGSPYLVGAISEAIMKHLHKNPSDSGLTTELRSMSQVAGSAISNATQVITEATTSLIETARSAASQEYSDVEQFEGLQYALFSTSFVEVLGGIFFIFTACFIIKDKYNATRGLQDTTAQQQQRDERGQIA
- the LOC6609378 gene encoding protein spinster isoform X1 — translated: MSLKHQKQSYQPLPTAAAMDNPAMIQSSGSSGSSSSEEGGSREDVANLSPLGLPTTYSSQQLMPSDTDSMEEERHRLRPHHHHHHPLGEHHHIPGIPPSAAVPSRLSSVGRSQWFTVTVLCFVNLINYMDRFTIAGVLTDVRTDFDIGNDSAGLLQTVFVISYMVCAPIFGYLGDRYSRPWIMAVGVGLWSTTTLLGSFMKQFGWFIAFRALVGIGEASYSTIAPTIISDLFVHDMRSKMLALFYFAIPVGSGLGYIVGSKTAHLANDWRWALRVTPILGIVAVFLILLIKDPVRGHSEGSHNLEATTYKQDIKALVKNRSFMLSTAGFTCVAFVAGALAWWGPSFIYLGMKMQPGNENIVQDDVAFNFGVITMLAGLLGVPLGSFLSQYLVKRYPTADPVICAFGLLVSAPLLTGACLLVNSNSVGTYALIFFGQLALNLNWAIVADILLYVVVPTRRSTAEAFQILISHALGDAGSPYLVGAISEAIMKHLHKNPSDSGLTTELRSMSQVAGSAISNATQVITEATTSLIETARSAASQEYSDVEQFEGLQYALFSTSFVEVLGGIFFIFTACFIIKDKYNATRGLQDTTAQQQQRDERGQIA